The genomic DNA TCCCTATTAaagatatacatatatttattaagtgttaagacatatttataataattcaaaatttttaaagattattcaATATGAAAATGTTCAGAGAATATGTAGGAGAAGGCCAAATCGAAGAAGGGACAAATCAGGGATAAATTTATCCTCATCTTTGATTGTGAGATTTTAGTCATCCTATCTCCATCTCTATTTCTATAAAGAAATCCCTTCACCGTTCAATGAAGGGCAAACCAAAGAATTTTGCAAGctaaattatcatctctaaagCTAATGTGTTTATTGACTTATAAATTAATGCtctaaaaacacaaaaattccTAATTAATTTCCAccaactatttattttttttaattttggggtCTCACTTGCTTTGTTTGATATTGAAATTGTATGTCCTTGTTCAGACAATGTTCTTGGGAATTCTTATTAGTTATTATGATTTCTTATATGGTATTTGTAAATTTTCTTCAGATTTGTTAACAAagtcataaattaattattaatgtaccttgaaattaaaaaaagctcaacattatttttttgtatttatgtcTCAATTTTCTTTGCTTCATAATTTGTATTCTCTCCTTGCCTTGCACTCTTGTGCTACAAAGAATGTGACAAATTCTTTGTGCCAAATAATTTCATTAAGCATGAAAAGCaagttttccctttttctttcatGAAGATATGGGCTACAGTCCAGTCAAAATTTTCCTGACAAAGAAAATGGAGTTCAAATACAATGTAAAActcttcatatttttgttttggtaattttaatttagaaaaactaaaataataaaataatcattattttacggaggtgaaaataatttatttactaaTACAAAGTTAACAATACCAGAGTaagtttttacatatatatttttttaactgggGATCGCACCTATATTTATTGGACGGATAAGTCTTAAGTACATTCACTATAAAAGCATGTATTATACCAATGTATTATAAATCCGAAAAGATTTGTTCACTGGAATTTCTAAAAGCATGTATTATACCAATGTAATGAAAATCAAAacattcattataaaataagtaggaaataaaattttattgtaaaatgtgtttattataaataaaaccataaatacataaaatccATCATATGGTAAATGAGGATAAGAAGTCATTTGAAAATACAATAACAAACTCAAGAAATACATAAAgtcataatataaaaacattctCTTGATCTCTTTCTCATGCAAATCATCTCAATTGACTTGCATTTCTCTCACAACACATTAAACTCATTTATTATctgtaaaacaataaaaaataaatacgtaAATGCTAAAATACTCATTAAATTATCTATCAGATACTTTTACATGCATACaactaataacataatttaGCGTTTCACTATTCTTATTCTAGTACAATATTACACGTAGTTTACACCATTAAAGTTTTTCTCTTGGTGATATTACTCTTTAATTCATCTCATCAGTGTAATATTGCACACTACCACATCATTAAGATTGTCCACTCAATCCATCTCTCCATGGCAAGTATTCAAGCACTTCTCTAAGAGCATCGTAATGGCTTTCCCTAACCTTATAGCCTTGAATAATTGGTGTATAACGGGGGCACAACTAAAACTGCATCTGCAGAAGCCAAGACAATGAAGGTATCAATCATTATTAGTGAAGTGTTGGGAGTAACCGCACTATTCTGAATGCTCTTTTGGTTGCTTTTGAAGACTGATCACCAGGAAACCTCATCACTGGTTTTGATTTCTATAACCCATATTTGCCACTTCAAATAGCCCATGTACCCATTGTTATCAATTATGATCAACCATCCTGTGTGTGCATACCAAGTTAACTGCCTGTTCCTCTTCACATTCGTAAGTTGGTAACAATGGGATTGGCAATAGCAATCTCAACCAGGACGGTATAATCATCCACCATGTATTCCATTTTTAAAATGCTTATATTTGTATACTTTATTTCCCAATTATTGTACTTCTTGGAGCTTCTCATGCTTCAGCCTGCTAGCAAATTAATAACAGCCGAAGAGTTGGTGGGATGTTTTGTTTGTATTGGAATCTTCTTTTTTGGTGCTAAGTAAAACCATGAATATCAACCAATTGAAATTGCTCTTGCAGTCGCTTTGACAATATTAATGGAGTTAACTACggttaaaaaatctaaaagaacACCAAATGAACAATGAAAAGATCAGAGAACCAAACTTGCAACCAAAGAATCATGAAAGAATGCAATTCAATAAATATGACAACATTTCTGATTATTCCAATctatggaaaaaagaaaaataattacacCCACAGCCTAActactagaaaaaaaaatcactaacAAGCTATTGATATGGCTATTCAGATTTTTCCTTGGGAAGATGCTTTCTGATTTTCTGTgtacaaaacaaatatattctATGAAGCAGAATAATTTACACAATCACAAAAAGGTAAAAAGAGTTTCTTTACTATGATTGTCATGGGTATCAACTGAATTTTTTCTCGCTTTTCACCGAAGACAAATTCATGTTGGGTCCATTGCTTCACAAGCAAGCACAGGACTTGCAGCTTCATCCCAAAATTGTATATCACTGACAAATGATGTGACCGTGGTGACTTGTGATACAGAGGTTTGAAATATCAACGGTTTCTAAGAAAGTTCTTCCTTGTTGAACTTGCTCCACGCTTCCTGTTTTAATGCATATCAACTAAAACATTAAAATCAATACAACCGAACAATACTTGTCATGTTCAAGCACCGActgagaaatgagaaaaaagagatacTTGTCACAAAAATGAACTTAGAAAAACCTTAACAATGGATATATAGAAGAAAGTATATGATACTATATAGAGTAAATAGCTACCTGCAGGACAATTATACTTTCCTATCTGGGGTTATCAAGAAACTATTGGTATTGCTCAAGCCTCCCACTTTACCACAGAGAAAAAGCATTTCCTAAATTTGTATTGACCAAGCATAACTATGTCCATGACTTAACGGTAGCATAATGATATTCAGTGACTTATGGCTAAGGacaataaaaagtaaaaatcaaATTGCAGATAATGAGAATAAAAAGGTTTGGAAACCTTGAAGTACAAAAACATACTTGAGCTACATTACCTTGAGAATATCAAAAACCTTCTCTGcagtatatttttgtttaattgtagCACCTCTCTGTTGAACCTTATCAGGATGAACACATAATGTTGCCTTTCTATAAACTTTCTTAACAGAGTTAGAGGTAATGAGATCTGTCAGTGAAACTGGCTCCCAACCACATTCTGGCCAAAGGACCTGTTTTAATTTGGCAGATATTCAGGATTTGTTTGTACAGAAAATAGAGACAATAGAAGGCTCATTTTGTGCAGCTTGAGAAAGATCACAAATCTAAAACTTTTTTAATGGTAgtttaacaaagaaaaacacTAGTTTCAGTTAATGTGCAATTCAATGACTCCATATTACTACCAAAAATGAAGTCTAAGTAGAATGCTATATATGGGAAACATCATAAGCGTTTTACTTGGAAACATAACAGTCTTCAGAATTATTGAATCCCATTAAAggatatcaaattaaaaaccaTCAACTTAAATTGTTTCCCTCAAACCAAAATTACAACAAACATGTGATTTCTAGAGACTAAACTCTCCGTGCTTAACAGACAAATACAAACACATGACGAAAGATGTATGAACTGGCAGTGCTGTCCATTGTTTGCACAGTAGCTACTCATACTGCTAATCACATTCCACTTtgataaaaaacattttatacaaaatttggCATAGATCACAGTAGAATCCATGAATCATCATATATAGGTAAGCACAAAACATTCACTTTTGCTTTGTTTCACTAGGCCAAAATGAGAAGCAATATAGAAGCACAATGAAAATGTTGCAAAAGACGAGTGTTGTTCAACAAGGACCTGctaacaaatatattaacacATAGGTATATTTTGTGTGTGCACAAGTATGTGTTTTTTTCCTTcaccttttttcatttttaaaattttttatcaagaCAATACCAGAATGCAAGCATGTAATGTAAGACCTTTCATTTCATCTGCTATAAGGATCAAATGATCTAGCATTATGCTTTTGGCTTCAAAGTTGTAGTTCCAAAATACTGGACCAAAATCACCTTTAAATATATGTTGCCTTAGACTCTCTTCAGTGGAGAAAAACAGCTAACAACAAAAATCCAAAACAAGCAACTCAAAAAAACTATTATACCTCTGACATTATCTTGCAATTCAAAGCCCAAGATGTTTAATGCAAAGCAAAagaattttctctttctagataattaaaataatgaagaacGCACATATTGCAATGATGATAAAAGTGCACGCATATTGCCTTCTTTCCCTGCAGCCCAATGCTTTATCTCAACATCCAACACATCAGCAATCCTCTGTAGCACGTTTAAAATAACAactatattaaaatcatttgagCATCACAAATTTCATATGGGACACTGGATGTACTTACACTCCTTTCTTCTTGTTCCTGCCGAGTTTGAAGGTCACGTTGGTTCATATCAGCAACTGCTTTAGCCTGTGTGaagataaatacatatataaaatgaaattcgaTAAAATGTTCACATATATACAGTCTAGAAGGAACTTTAGCCTTGAATTGTTAATCTATCAACACGCATATTTAAGGCTCAAGGACTAAAAAACACATTCTTAGCCACTGTTTTGacccccccaaaaaaaagtTCAGGTTGTGTAAGGAAACAAATCAAGCAAAAAGAAACTGGAAATCACATCACACACACAGAACAAAACAGACTTACATAATTCAGCTAATTATACCGACGTCCACGGATGCACCAGGTTTTCTTATTAACTTTAGGATTAcagaatacaaaaaatatagCCACATTTATATAGGAATTTAGGACAACACAATTACAAATAAGCCTCTCATTAAATTTACGTTTCAGGGACGTTGTCCCTCTAATCCCTGGTCGCTAAACACGGCAAGACCCCTTGACCCTCAATTGCAAGGCTAGGCCCCACAATGACACCCGGCCAACCTGTGAAGATGTCATTCAGGTATGATCAAACTTCACTCAAGTAAAACAAGTTAATGAAGCATCACTTTTCAGAATGCTATCTGAGTAGTTCTATTTCTTTGTCCTGCTCATATATCAATTCAAGAGTAGATTTTGTTTTGCCATTAAACCAATGAAGCTTCCCTCAACATTTATATCCTTTAGACCAAGAATAATTGCAAACTCAACCATCTTAGAAAATAAATCTAACTGTAattagaaaatcaaaaaaaacTCATACCACACGATCATTTGTCCTTTGATGACGTCCCAATCTTGCTCTTCGTCTTTCGTTGGTTTCCCCTTCATATTCCTCAAATTCTCCGAATAATGGTGCAGCTGCTGGGAACAAAAAGGTTACCATAGAAAAAgacatctttctaaagataaaCTTATTATGTAAATTAAAGTTCATTTTAGCAATCAGTTACCATCAAACATTGAAGCAAGGCCATCGAACATATTTGTTGCAGGAGGAACATTTTTTACATTGTGTGAGCTCCTCAAAGATGTCCTCTGTGCCACATCAGGCCTTCTCATGTTAATTTTCGCATCAAAGACAGGGTCCTGGGAAGTACAACAGATAACAGATAATTAAATCTTCAGTGTTATAGAATGGCAtacttttaaattatcaataatactCACTGAAGTTGTAGCCCTTGACCTTGGTGTACTACTTGATTGAGAACTCATGCTAAAAAAGGATTCTAGATCATCCTTGCTCTCTTTCTGGGTTCTTTGTGCAGCATCTTCAGCTTCCTTAAAATTCTTAGCTTTGGCACTAAGTTGATCCTTGCTTCCCTTAGCATGGTGTACACCTGAGCATGCATCAGCATTATTTCGTACCCTACCCATGGCAAAATCTTCAAGTTCATCAATTGAAGATATGCCTGGATTTATAATTGAGTCATAAAACATATTTAGTACATTAAAGTCATGGGGCACTGATGGAACATTAAGTTCTCATGTTatataacaaagaaaataaccTTGATCTGTCTTCAAAATTTGAGATGGTTTTGGAGGGGGTTTCAGTATTGGTGAACCTTTTGGTGATGAAACAACAGGCTTTCTGCCTCCAGATTGAGTGAGCTTACCAAGCTCTTCTAGAGGATGAGTGAATGAATCTGAGGAATTATGTGCTGCCGTTGAAGTTCCTTCTAGCACAACAAAAGGGTCATCTGCTGACATGAAGGCTGATTTGGAGGCCCCTACATTCGTTCTGCACAAAAAGATAAGAAACAAGAATAGAaacattgattttatatatcacaacttatcaaattgaaattcataACATCAATTCGAgaaatcattagaaaaaaatatccATCTTTGAATATTACAATAGCAGAATCTGACTAGTAATTTTGCAgataaactttgaaatatatttaattcatacaGGGGAAAAAACATAGAAGACAATGACATATCAGTtgcaaaaaagaattaaaaaatcaatggCCATGCATTCAAAGTTTAGACCATGAACTTAAGTCTAAGGTGTACTTTTAGCATACATCAACAATAAGAAAACTATTTTAGTAGCTAGCAATCAACCTGACTTTCTTTCTCATCTCAGAAGACTTGTTACGACCCATTTGTATTACTACTATATTCTATTTCTAGTATCCAGACCCCCGTCAGGATCAGCAATCCTACAACTTAATTGCCAAACTGAAAAAGAATGTGGTCTCTGATACTGCATTTTTGGCTCAGCTATATCCCTAAATGCTGGTGCATGTGTAACACCATTATGCCAGTGCATTCAGTACTGTGAATGCCAATATACACTAacataaaatcaacaaaaaatacaGAATAAAGATCCAAAGTTCACTAACTCCAGGGGAGTAAAAGCTGCGATGTTTTTAGTCCAAGCAAATAATTCCACCAGAACAGAAAGCAGTGCATATAGCAAAGCATAAGCACCTTCAAAATTCCATCTCTCCCTCACACTGCTAGAAACATACTACTCAcccaaacacaaacacaaaataattattgaaaggAAAGAACTAAAAGGACCTAACACTCTCATCATGCATTACATTTCCATTATTAccataactattaatttttaagtgcAGACACCTGGTATCATTTcatctataaatatattttagtaaaaGCTAGTTAAAATGAACAAATTAATCCACTAAGACATTGTCTTtcaactaataaataaaaaataaaatcattttaccaATCAAGTacattttataagtttaaacaAATACCTATTATTTGGAGAACTACTGGCACCAAACCCAGGTATCAAATCATCAAAACCACCAACATTTTGCTTCGAATTATTCGATCTCGTTTCAGCTCCACCAAACCCACTACCTAACAAGTCATCAACTAAATCATTCCGCTTTGGCGGAGAACTAAACGTCCCAAAAGCTTCGTTTTTGGTCTTATTCAACCCGAAAACATCATCATCATACGCATAAGATTTCGAACCAGAATTACTTGATGCCTTGAACATAGAATCGAAATCCAACGGAGACGCTTTACTTAATTTAGTCGCCGAGTTTTGAAATTGGCCAAAAACGTCTTCGTTGAAGGCGCTAAAACCGTTGTTATTGGTCTTTGATTGAAAGAGAATGTCATCAGGAATCTCCCCACTAAAGGAATTTGAATTGGATAAAGAAGGTTTCCTGTTGAGACCCGAACTGAATGAAAAACTTCGGGCTTGACGATTCGTGGTGGGTACAGCGGATCGCTTCGATGCAGCCATTGGAGCAGCTTTGCCTTGCGGCTTCAGACCGAAACGCTCCGTTAACACACCGAACTCATCCATTTTCACAACTTCAAGAaattgagaaggaaaaaaaataacaattcgattttttgtgaatttttacaaaataatttgattgaaaaaaaaaaaactgataatCCAAAGAGAGTTTGTGCTGCGTATATACGGCGGAGACAAATTGGCGGGAATTGAGTGATGAGGAAAAATCGGAGGTGAAGAGAAAATTACTCAggaaataatttagaaattgaaaggagaaaataatttgtgaaaatcaacaaaaaagaaGACCCCTGTCTGTCTCTTTGCCTCGGTGGTGGGTGCGTGTAGAGTAGAATAAATTCGAGTATAACGTTGGGCCATTGTTTTATTCTTGGCTCTGTACCTGCACAATCTCTTCCATTTTGCcgacaaaattatcatatttctaataataatatatgtttatttagaaaaatgtcaTACTGGAAGACGCCTAAGCGCGGCACCTGTCATTTTTTAGGCAAATTATTTATCCCGGAATgaacagagatgaaaatgaCCTCCTGCAGAATGTGAGCCGGCCACAGGCACCGGCCACTGCTTGTCCTTCATTTGGTGAAGGGTTGAAGTTTTCAAACTACACATTCTGACATTTACTACGACTTCCCGCTGGCTCTGTTTGAGACATCTACTGGGAGGGAGGCAAATCGATGGCCCATCTTCATTCTATTACAATCATATCATGTCAAGTTACTTGGGTCCATTTTCCAACTTCTTTAACAAGCAAAAGCTATGCAAAGAGAAACTTCCTATCTCACATCAAACTTTGCACAAAACAAAAACTCTTGGTAGGAAAAAGTGCAGCCTAAACAAGCAAAAAGACATtttgatcatcatcatcaattatTGGCTATTTACCCACGATCCTTCCTTGTTTCTGTCTTTTACTGCTTGAATGTTCATCGAAATTATTTGAAACAACCAACTTAAATTATCAAGATATAAAATTAGTAAGTGAAATCATTGATGCATTCAGCTGTTTCTTGGTAAATTGCATCAGTATGTTTGCTCAATTAATTCTTAACTTTGCAAGCAAACAAATGTTACTAATAACTTTGTTTATATAGTCGTagctttattttaaaaaattatttgtcattAAGTAAAACTAGTCAAGCATCAAGTAAAAATGGCAAGCACAATCTGTGAGGTGTTGTCAGCCTCTCCCTTTCCAGTGGTTTCTTGACGTGAAAATTACGCCGAAAATTAGCTAAAATCGAGCAAGAGATTTGGCTTGATTTTCAACCaattttgcattattttttatctctcaATCGATGTCGATTACAAATAGAAGAAAAGAGATGGTTGTGTTGTCGTTGACTACTGAAGGAGATGATGTCAacaacacaaaatcaattgaaatcGAGCTAAATTTTTTGCTCTATTTTAACCAATTTCGACGTTGTTTCTGTATTAGGAAACCACTGAAAATGGAGAGAGTGACAATAACTTAGATCTTGGGGAGAGAGACAACCAGTGACAGAGGGATATGATATTGTCAAAGAAAGGACAACAAATTGGGAATGTATGAGAGGGTGCAATGATATTTCACAAAATTGAGGAATGGTTGCAAGATAGAGGTTTTGAAAACTATGAAATCATGAGTCaagagtaatttttaaaattcagatgaaaaaataaaataaaattatatatttttaatattaataataaaataacatttttaattttattaaaatattttaataaaaattagacaaTATAGATAAATGTTAGGGGgtgtttagtttgggtaatattttattatcaaaatagaaaaattattttaaagatagattacttagaagattattgggtataaatgattactatgtttaataaaatttgataggtataaataattattgtgtttgattaaaggtaataaaatattactagtaaattattttacttaaatgtcattaaatataattatttttaaatattttttatattatttatcatattaattaaaaataaatttatttttatctgaaaaaattaataaataataatataattataataaactcaagattatctcagtaatttttaaatacctaaggtgaatgtgataatcaaattactacctatattatctgtcacgtcggtattgataataaaagattactgtaatattttattactgaaaaaccaaataagagaataaaagatagattatcaagataatcttaaaaacgccaaccaaacacccccttcgagttcaaacaaaaaaaattaaatatcaggtaactatttaaattttcaaaagaaattgaACTCTAGGGTATATTGATTTCCTCCTCTTATTTAAATGTCAATTTTTGCTGAAAGAGTGCATTTCAGGGCTCCACTCTTGGTCATCCTCCGAAAAATTCGATAGGCTCAATTCCCAAAACGAAGAACTTGGCCGTCATTTAAGGTAATACATGTAACTTTCTGATTTAAATTAGTTCCTTTTTTTGGTTATTCTTATTCATTTGGTTGTCTGAATCTCTGGTTAACACAAAACATGATTCAAGACGTGGATTCTTGTATAGTTTTCCGTAACACTGgcaattttttcattatgtgTATAGcagattttacttttttaatttttcaattttgtttcgTATTAACTGTGCTCTCACATTTCCATAGTCATGAATAAATATAAGAGCTTTTTTAAGAGGTTTACACTTCGTTTTATCGGCATATGGACTTCggaaatttgttttgtttactgTATATTTGCTCGCTTTTAGTATTCTATTTTATGagatgttttcttttttcccttttatatttatctagTTTTATAAGGGTATCTGAGGAATggatgatttattatatatgaccAGTGGGTTGCAATGCAATTTAATGGATTGATAGCCTATTCTATGGATTTTTACTGCTTGGTTGTGTTCTATCTTCTACAACAGTTTCAGATATCAATCTAAGTTATGTTGTTATACTCTTATATTCATTGAATATGTGTGTTGCTTCCTAGGTACAATTAAGTTGAGGGCAGAACTTGTGAGCTTGAGAGGAAATGATAATTGAGGCACTAGACTTACATTGCTGAATATATGGGATTCAGGCTTTAATTTCTATTGGGAAGCTTTCCTGTTAATGCTTggggatttttatttatttattttttttgccatagcatcttttaattgtttattatatagtctttttaatcaaatttagaGAATTTTTTAGGTGGATGCATTAGTTTCAATCATGatgtttgaatttcttttgttttccaTGTTCAGATAAATTGTAGTACTCAGTTTGCTACAACAACATGGTCAAAGTTTACAATCTTCAGAGCAAATATATATCAGGATGTATTTGGTTAATCAGGAGATATTCCAGTGAGCCAAAAACAGAGATTGCAGATGCTGCAAAATGTATTAGTAAAGTACTGCTATCTTCTCCACCCATAGTCCTTGACACTGCCCTTGATCAAAGTGGCATTAGGGTATCACCCAAAATGGTTGAAGATATCCTCAATAAATTTGCGAATGCTGTTATGTTGGCATATCGTTTCTTTAAATGGGCTGAAAAGCAACAGAGCTATGAGCACAGTATTCGGGCTTACCACACTATGATTGAATCTCTGGCCAAGACAAGGCAGTACCAGATCATGTGGGATCTTGTGAATGCTATGAGGAACAAGAGAATGCTAAATGTTGAGACATTTTGCATTATTATGAGAAAGTATGCTAGGGCTCAAAAGGTGGAGGAAGCACTTTATACATTTAATATGATGGGAAAATATGATGTGCCCCCAAATTTAGCAGCATTCAATGGCCTATTAAGTGCTTTATGCAAGTCTAAGAATGTGAGGAAGGCTCAGGAGATATTTGAAAGCATGAAGGATCGTTTCATTCCTGACTCGAAAACTTATAGTATACTTATTGAGGGATGGGGAAAGGCTCCAAATCTGCCCAAGGCAAGAGAAATATTCAGAGAAATGGTTGACATTGGTTGCAATCCTGATATAGTGACCTACGGTATAATGGTTGACATTCTTTGCAAGGCAGGGAGGGTTGATGAAGCTCTCGGGATTGTCAAGGGAATGGATTCTAGGATTTGTCAGCCAACGTCTTTCATTTATAGTGTTCTGGTCCATACATATGGGGTAGAGAACAGGATTGAGGATGCTGTTGATACATTCATTGAAATGGAAAGGAATGGAATTCAGGCTGATGTTGCAGTGTATAATGCCTTGATTGGTGCTTTCTGTAAagcaaacaaattcaaaaatgtTGACAGGGTTTTGAATGAGATGGAATGCAAGGGTGTGCCATGTAATTCAAGGACATGCAATATAATTCTGAATGGCCTGATAGGTCGTGGAGAAACTGATGAGGCTTATAAGGTATTCCGGAGGATGATAAAGGTGTGTGAGCCAGATTCAGATACATACACaatgatgataaaaatgtttTGTGAGAGGGATGAATTAAAGAGAGCTTTTAAAGTGTGGAAATTCATGAAGTTGAAGCAGTTCATCCCTAGCATGCATACCTTTTCGGTACTTATAAATGGATTATGTGACAGAAGAAATGTCACTGAAGCTTGTGTCTTATTTGAAGATATGATAGAAAAAGGAATCCGGCCTTCTAGTGCAACTTTTGGGAGGTTAAGGCAATTACTTTTGAAGGAAGGTAGAGATGATGTTCTTGAATTTCTTCAGGAGAAAATGAATCTCCTGGCAAAGGAGCCTTTATGTGATTGAGGAACCATTTCTGGTTGAGCTAGAAGCTGCTGGCGATCGGTGATCCAGAATAGGAGCTCTGTAATCAAGATGCCTGGATTTTATTAAGAGCAAAGGCCAATCTTTTCAGGTCTCTTTTCTTCCCTTCACTCTTGTAGTTACAGTTTACTGGTTAACTGTAATTGGCAGTGCTTTTTACGTGGATAAGAGTAATATCATCAAATGCAGTGTAGTTTTCAACTCCATTGTC from Mangifera indica cultivar Alphonso unplaced genomic scaffold, CATAS_Mindica_2.1 Un_0061, whole genome shotgun sequence includes the following:
- the LOC123207144 gene encoding auxilin-related protein 2-like isoform X3 → MDEFGVLTERFGLKPQGKAAPMAASKRSAVPTTNRQARSFSFSSGLNRKPSLSNSNSFSGEIPDDILFQSKTNNNGFSAFNEDVFGQFQNSATKLSKASPLDFDSMFKASSNSGSKSYAYDDDVFGLNKTKNEAFGTFSSPPKRNDLVDDLLGSGFGGAETRSNNSKQNVGGFDDLIPGFGASSSPNNRTNVGASKSAFMSADDPFVVLEGTSTAAHNSSDSFTHPLEELGKLTQSGGRKPVVSSPKGSPILKPPPKPSQILKTDQGVHHAKGSKDQLSAKAKNFKEAEDAAQRTQKESKDDLESFFSMSSQSSSTPRSRATTSDPVFDAKINMRRPDVAQRTSLRSSHNVKNVPPATNMFDGLASMFDAAAPLFGEFEEYEGETNERRRARLGRHQRTNDRVAKAVADMNQRDLQTRQEQEERSRIADVLDVEIKHWAAGKEGNMRALLSSLQYVLWPECGWEPVSLTDLITSNSVKKVYRKATLCVHPDKVQQRGATIKQKYTAEKVFDILKEAWSKFNKEELS
- the LOC123207144 gene encoding auxilin-related protein 2-like isoform X1; amino-acid sequence: MDEFGVLTERFGLKPQGKAAPMAASKRSAVPTTNRQARSFSFSSGLNRKPSLSNSNSFSGEIPDDILFQSKTNNNGFSAFNEDVFGQFQNSATKLSKASPLDFDSMFKASSNSGSKSYAYDDDVFGLNKTKNEAFGTFSSPPKRNDLVDDLLGSGFGGAETRSNNSKQNVGGFDDLIPGFGASSSPNNRTNVGASKSAFMSADDPFVVLEGTSTAAHNSSDSFTHPLEELGKLTQSGGRKPVVSSPKGSPILKPPPKPSQILKTDQGISSIDELEDFAMGRVRNNADACSGVHHAKGSKDQLSAKAKNFKEAEDAAQRTQKESKDDLESFFSMSSQSSSTPRSRATTSDPVFDAKINMRRPDVAQRTSLRSSHNVKNVPPATNMFDGLASMFDAAAPLFGEFEEYEGETNERRRARLGRHQRTNDRVAKAVADMNQRDLQTRQEQEERSRIADVLDVEIKHWAAGKEGNMRALLSSLQYVLWPECGWEPVSLTDLITSNSVKKVYRKATLCVHPDKVQQRGATIKQKYTAEKVFDILKEAWSKFNKEELS
- the LOC123207144 gene encoding auxilin-related protein 1-like isoform X2 translates to MDEFGVLTERFGLKPQGKAAPMAASKRSAVPTTNRQARSFSFSSGLNRKPSLSNSNSFSGEIPDDILFQSKTNNNGFSAFNEDVFGQFQNSATKLSKASPLDFDSMFKASSNSGSKSYAYDDDVFGLNKTKNEAFGTFSSPPKRNDLVDDLLGSGFGGAETRSNNSKQNVGGFDDLIPGFGASSSPNNRTNVGASKSAFMSADDPFVVLEGTSTAAHNSSDSFTHPLEELGKLTQSGGRKPVVSSPKGSPILKPPPKPSQILKTDQGISSIDELEDFAMGRVRNNADACSGVHHAKGSKDQLSAKAKNFKEAEDAAQRTQKESKDDLESFFSMSSQSSSTPRSRATTSDPVFDAKINMRRPDVAQRTSLRSSHNVKNVPPATNMFDGLASMFDAAPLFGEFEEYEGETNERRRARLGRHQRTNDRVAKAVADMNQRDLQTRQEQEERSRIADVLDVEIKHWAAGKEGNMRALLSSLQYVLWPECGWEPVSLTDLITSNSVKKVYRKATLCVHPDKVQQRGATIKQKYTAEKVFDILKEAWSKFNKEELS
- the LOC123207135 gene encoding pentatricopeptide repeat-containing protein At1g77360, mitochondrial-like produces the protein MVKVYNLQSKYISGCIWLIRRYSSEPKTEIADAAKCISKVLLSSPPIVLDTALDQSGIRVSPKMVEDILNKFANAVMLAYRFFKWAEKQQSYEHSIRAYHTMIESLAKTRQYQIMWDLVNAMRNKRMLNVETFCIIMRKYARAQKVEEALYTFNMMGKYDVPPNLAAFNGLLSALCKSKNVRKAQEIFESMKDRFIPDSKTYSILIEGWGKAPNLPKAREIFREMVDIGCNPDIVTYGIMVDILCKAGRVDEALGIVKGMDSRICQPTSFIYSVLVHTYGVENRIEDAVDTFIEMERNGIQADVAVYNALIGAFCKANKFKNVDRVLNEMECKGVPCNSRTCNIILNGLIGRGETDEAYKVFRRMIKVCEPDSDTYTMMIKMFCERDELKRAFKVWKFMKLKQFIPSMHTFSVLINGLCDRRNVTEACVLFEDMIEKGIRPSSATFGRLRQLLLKEGRDDVLEFLQEKMNLLAKEPLCD